In Gemmatimonadota bacterium, the sequence CTGGCGTTCACTCTGGGCGGACCGAAGGGGGGAACGCGGGCGTGAGAACGGTCTTGTGGCCCACGCAGGTCTTCCCTCGCGAGGAAGGGGACATCTTCGGGGGCTTCCTGTTGCGCCTTGCAAGGGAACTCCCTGCGCGAGGGTGGAAGCCGGTTGTGGTCGCGCCTTCCGCAGCCGGTCTTTCCCTTCGAAGCGATCTGGACGGCGTGCCGATTCGGAGGTTCCGATACGCGCGTTCCGGTAGAGAGACGCTGGGCTATTCCGGGGGCATGCATCTGGGCGCGATGCGGCATCCTCTGGGATTCGCCCGGTTCTGTGCGGCGTTCCGGCAGGGCGTGTCCGACGCCGTGAGGGAAGAGACGCCCTCGTTGGTGCACGCGCACTGGTGGTTCCCGTCGGGGTGGGCGGCGGCGGGAGCGGCCCGGCGTGCGGGGGTTCCGCTGGCTCTGTCTCTGCACGGGACGGATCTCCGCCTGGGAGATGCGTTCCCCGGCGCGCGCATTCCGGCTCGGCGGGTCATGAGGCGCGCTTCGCTCCTGCTTCCCGTATCCCCGGCGCTGGATCGCGTGCTCGTGCGATGGGGCCTTGCGGAGGTGGCGCGAGAGATTCTTCCCATGCCTGCGGACGGGCTTGTGTTTCACCCGCCCGAGTCAGGGACCGACCGGAGCGCGTTCGTGCTGGCGGCGCGCCTGACCAGGCAGAAGTGCGTGGATGTCGCGTTGCGTGCGGTTCGCGGGAGCGCGGACAAAGGGGTGGATCTGACGCTGGACATTGTGGGTGACGGCCCGGAGCGCGACCGGCTGGAAGCGCTGGCCGGGGAGCTGGAGATCCGGGACCGGGTCGTGTTCTCGGGGGCGGTTCCCCAGACGGAGTTGGCCAATCGGTTTCGGTCTTCCCGGGCGGTACTCCTGGTATCCCGGGAAGAGGGATACGGGCTGACACTGGTGGAGGGTGCGCTCTGCGAAGCGCCGTCGATCGGAACGCGGTCGGGTGGGATTCCGGACTTCGTGGAAGACGGGCACACCGGTCTTCTCGTGGAGCCGGGGGACTCCGAAGGGCTGTCGTGCGCGATGTGTCGCCTCTCGGAGGATCCGGCCCGGGCTCGTCGATTCGGAGCGGCCGCACGGGAGCGAGCCCTGGAACGGACGGCGGGGCCGCTGGCGGATCGCCTTGCGGGGCTCTACGACGATCTTGCGCAACGATCCTCGTCACGGGCTTGACTCGGGCGTTCCCCCCCCCTAGATTCGATGGCTGGTATTTCCGCGTTCTCCTCGGGGCGGGGTGAAACTCCCCACCGGTGGTGACAGCCCACGAACGGACGCATCTGCGTTCGCCGACGCGGTGGAACTCCGCGGCCGACCGTGACAGTCGGGATGAGAGAGGAGACAGCGCGCACCGGATCGGGGCCTTGCGGCCGTGGTCTGCGAGTGCGCGTGTCTGCCCCCGGGGTGTGCGCCTGCCCGGGGGTTTCTTGTGCCTGACACGGTCTCATCCCAGCCCGATACGCGGTGGATGCACCGCTCGCTGGAGCTTGCCGCCCGCGCGCGCGGCCGCACTTCGCCGAACCCGCTGGTCGGGGCGGTCCTTGTGCGGGAAGGACGCGTGGTCGGCGAGGGGTTCCATGCGCAGGCCGGCTCCCCGCACGCCGAGGCGGAAGCGCTTCGGGCCGCCGGGTTTCGGGCCGCGGGCGCCACTCTCTACATCAATCTGGAGCCGTGCGCTCATCAGGGGCGGACTCCGCCGTGCGCGGCGGCTCTCGTGGACG encodes:
- a CDS encoding glycosyltransferase codes for the protein MRTVLWPTQVFPREEGDIFGGFLLRLARELPARGWKPVVVAPSAAGLSLRSDLDGVPIRRFRYARSGRETLGYSGGMHLGAMRHPLGFARFCAAFRQGVSDAVREETPSLVHAHWWFPSGWAAAGAARRAGVPLALSLHGTDLRLGDAFPGARIPARRVMRRASLLLPVSPALDRVLVRWGLAEVAREILPMPADGLVFHPPESGTDRSAFVLAARLTRQKCVDVALRAVRGSADKGVDLTLDIVGDGPERDRLEALAGELEIRDRVVFSGAVPQTELANRFRSSRAVLLVSREEGYGLTLVEGALCEAPSIGTRSGGIPDFVEDGHTGLLVEPGDSEGLSCAMCRLSEDPARARRFGAAARERALERTAGPLADRLAGLYDDLAQRSSSRA